A single Bosea sp. PAMC 26642 DNA region contains:
- the flaF gene encoding flagellar biosynthesis regulator FlaF: MYHSSYIAAAEDDFAQARANEWRALDEAVTLLEAARPTGSASNETIAAVSFLRRLWTLLIQDLGSEDNALPQALRASLISIGLFALKQGELLRLGQSDDFDTVIDVNKMIRDSLA; encoded by the coding sequence ATGTATCACAGCTCCTATATCGCCGCGGCCGAAGACGACTTCGCCCAGGCGCGAGCCAATGAATGGCGCGCGCTCGACGAGGCCGTCACTCTGCTGGAGGCGGCGCGCCCGACCGGGTCGGCGTCCAACGAAACGATCGCGGCGGTGTCCTTCCTGCGCCGGCTCTGGACGCTCCTGATCCAGGATCTCGGCAGCGAGGACAACGCCCTGCCGCAGGCGCTGCGGGCGTCGCTCATCTCGATCGGCCTGTTCGCGCTGAAGCAGGGCGAATTGCTGAGGCTGGGACAGTCCGACGACTTCGACACCGTCATCGACGTCAACAAGATGATCCGCGACAGCCTGGCATGA
- a CDS encoding flagellar biosynthetic protein FliQ: protein MNEADALDIMRDAIWAIIVGSGPAVAAAMAIGIAIALMQALTQVQEATLTFVPKIVVILVVMATTGSFTGAHLFAFTERVYGRIERGF, encoded by the coding sequence ATGAACGAGGCCGATGCTCTCGACATCATGCGCGACGCCATCTGGGCGATCATCGTCGGCTCCGGGCCGGCGGTGGCGGCGGCGATGGCGATCGGAATCGCCATCGCCCTGATGCAGGCCCTGACGCAGGTGCAGGAAGCGACCCTGACCTTCGTGCCCAAGATCGTCGTCATCCTCGTGGTGATGGCCACGACGGGCTCTTTCACCGGCGCGCACCTCTTCGCCTTCACCGAGCGCGTCTACGGACGCATCGAGCGCGGCTTCTGA
- the fliR gene encoding flagellar biosynthesis protein FliR, with translation MPITPDTLLHAFLIFCRIGACLMLMPGFSSPRVPVRLRLLIAIAVTLALTPFILPAFAAVAADPSPATLLRMILSETMTGALIGLMARFFFLALQTIATAMATATGLGQLPGLPIDEAEAATPFVTLMTMTAVTLMFLTNQHAEVIRALAGSYSRIAPGAAFEAQASLIQLVDRASDTFYLALRIGSPFMIYAVVVNLAIGLMNKLTPSIPVYFISMPFVIAGGLFLFYFAGPESLRLFITVFSSWLAHG, from the coding sequence ATGCCGATCACGCCCGACACGCTGCTGCACGCGTTCCTGATCTTCTGCCGCATCGGCGCCTGCCTGATGCTGATGCCGGGCTTCTCCAGCCCACGCGTGCCGGTGCGGCTGCGCCTTCTCATCGCGATTGCCGTGACGCTGGCACTGACACCCTTCATCCTGCCGGCTTTTGCCGCCGTCGCGGCCGACCCGAGCCCCGCGACGCTGCTACGCATGATCCTGTCGGAGACGATGACGGGCGCGCTGATCGGACTGATGGCGCGCTTCTTCTTCCTGGCGCTGCAGACGATCGCGACGGCCATGGCGACGGCGACCGGTCTCGGCCAGCTGCCGGGGCTGCCGATCGACGAGGCAGAGGCGGCGACGCCCTTCGTCACGCTGATGACGATGACCGCGGTCACTTTGATGTTCCTGACCAACCAGCACGCCGAGGTCATCCGGGCGCTCGCCGGTTCGTATTCGCGGATCGCGCCGGGTGCGGCCTTCGAGGCCCAGGCCAGCCTGATCCAGCTTGTCGACCGGGCCTCGGACACCTTCTACCTGGCGCTCCGGATCGGCAGCCCGTTCATGATCTATGCGGTGGTCGTCAACCTCGCCATCGGCCTGATGAACAAGCTGACCCCCTCGATTCCGGTCTATTTCATCTCGATGCCTTTCGTCATCGCAGGGGGGTTGTTCCTGTTCTATTTTGCCGGCCCTGAGTCCCTGCGCCTGTTCATCACCGTCTTTTCCTCCTGGCTCGCGCACGGCTGA
- the flbT gene encoding flagellar biosynthesis repressor FlbT — protein sequence MKKAMNLSLRANEKIYINGAILKFDRKVTFEILNDATFLLETHVIQSDQTTTPLRQLYFVVQTMLVDPRNAETARLLFEQMLMQMACNFEDPIVLRGLQHIDMLVADDRFFDALKQLRGLFPAEADILASSGQARETNVVELPLDEAIPAMPFASAPLVSHVA from the coding sequence ATGAAAAAGGCGATGAACCTGTCCTTGCGGGCCAACGAGAAGATCTACATCAACGGCGCGATCCTGAAATTCGATCGCAAGGTGACCTTCGAGATCCTGAACGACGCGACGTTCCTGCTCGAAACCCATGTCATCCAATCCGACCAGACGACGACGCCGCTGCGACAACTCTACTTTGTCGTCCAGACGATGCTGGTCGATCCCAGGAACGCCGAAACGGCTAGGCTTCTGTTCGAGCAGATGCTGATGCAGATGGCGTGCAATTTCGAAGATCCGATCGTGCTGCGCGGGTTGCAGCATATCGACATGCTGGTCGCCGACGACCGCTTCTTCGACGCACTCAAGCAGCTGCGGGGCCTGTTTCCAGCGGAGGCCGACATTCTCGCAAGCTCCGGGCAGGCTCGGGAGACTAATGTCGTGGAACTGCCGCTCGACGAGGCGATCCCGGCGATGCCTTTCGCATCGGCGCCCCTCGTATCGCATGTCGCTTAG
- a CDS encoding rod-binding protein, whose product MAISPPSDIVLDVVRAADPSRYAVAFDRLSRMGSPGSAGTQFASAVDNAAPAPAAPGLAGAREKFASLSLTTPSFAGNPAAASGVPSHTDKTLQKFEAQVISTFIEQMMPESTTNSYGSGLSGGVWRSMLSEQIAGEIAKSGGLGIRQKVMAAMAARTGSTPGTDTGGAVAAAQKVLDRTLAGANSRDAAVPLAVERQFLNITRPGPSGASRTSIT is encoded by the coding sequence ATGGCAATCTCTCCTCCGTCGGACATCGTTCTCGACGTCGTGCGCGCAGCCGATCCCTCTCGCTACGCCGTCGCCTTCGACAGGCTCTCGCGCATGGGCTCGCCCGGCTCGGCGGGAACCCAGTTCGCCTCGGCCGTCGACAACGCGGCGCCGGCACCCGCCGCGCCGGGCCTCGCCGGCGCGCGCGAAAAATTCGCGAGTCTGTCTTTGACCACACCCTCCTTCGCCGGCAATCCAGCCGCCGCATCCGGCGTGCCCTCGCATACCGACAAGACTCTGCAGAAGTTCGAGGCGCAGGTCATCTCGACCTTCATCGAGCAGATGATGCCGGAATCGACCACCAACAGCTATGGCAGCGGCCTGTCAGGCGGCGTCTGGCGCTCGATGCTTTCCGAGCAGATCGCCGGCGAGATCGCCAAATCGGGCGGGCTCGGCATTCGCCAGAAGGTCATGGCGGCCATGGCGGCCCGGACAGGCTCCACGCCCGGCACCGATACCGGCGGCGCGGTCGCGGCAGCGCAGAAGGTTCTCGACCGCACGCTGGCCGGCGCCAATTCGCGCGACGCCGCGGTGCCGCTCGCAGTCGAGCGCCAGTTCCTGAACATCACCCGGCCGGGCCCCAGCGGCGCGAGCCGAACTTCCATCACTTGA
- a CDS encoding flagellar hook capping FlgD N-terminal domain-containing protein, whose translation MTSVTGTSPPASTTPTKSNSMGDYNTFLQLLIAQAKNQDPTNPTDPSQYVQQFAALSQVEQSVTTNAKLDEIISGLAALKPQPTKPSAS comes from the coding sequence GTGACCAGCGTCACCGGGACGAGCCCGCCCGCCAGCACCACCCCAACCAAATCGAACAGCATGGGGGACTACAACACCTTCCTTCAGCTGCTGATCGCGCAGGCAAAGAACCAGGATCCGACCAACCCGACGGATCCGTCGCAATATGTCCAGCAATTCGCCGCGCTGTCGCAGGTCGAGCAGTCGGTCACGACCAATGCGAAGCTGGACGAGATCATCTCCGGCCTCGCGGCGCTGAAGCCGCAGCCGACGAAGCCAAGCGCGAGCTGA
- the fliI gene encoding flagellar protein export ATPase FliI, with amino-acid sequence MNALTRLEHALAGGPQIHDLVAISGSVSEVTPAAVRVAGLSRFVRLGERIALSANGREELGEAIRIDRDGVLVKPFATTVGVGLGARASVAGPMSLRPAPSWKGRVINAFGEPIDDGGPLLPGDRAMPVDGAPPEAMRRARVTRPLRTGVKVIDLFTPLCAGQRIGVFAGSGVGKSTLLSMLARAPGFTTIVIGLVGERGREVREFLDDTLGEMRGQAIAVVSTSDESAMMRRLAPNTAMAVAEYFRDLGEDVLLVIDSVTRLAHAARDVALAAGEPAVARGYTPSVFSTLPKLLERAGPGIEGTGGAITGIFSVLIDGDDHNDPVADAIRGTLDGHLVLDRAIADQGRYPAVNVLGSVSRLAHHVWTPEQRGLAMRMKGLVARYEDTRDLRLMGGYQAGADAELDKAIALVPRIYEALHQDMTAKLSADAFQDLANALQG; translated from the coding sequence ATGAACGCGCTCACACGCCTCGAACATGCCCTCGCCGGCGGTCCGCAAATCCACGATCTCGTTGCCATCAGCGGCTCCGTCTCCGAGGTCACTCCGGCGGCGGTACGGGTCGCCGGCCTGTCCCGCTTCGTCAGACTTGGCGAACGCATCGCCTTGTCGGCCAACGGCCGCGAGGAGCTGGGTGAGGCGATCAGGATAGATCGCGATGGCGTCCTGGTGAAGCCTTTCGCGACCACTGTCGGGGTCGGACTTGGCGCGCGCGCCAGTGTAGCCGGGCCGATGTCGCTGCGTCCGGCGCCGAGTTGGAAAGGGCGGGTGATCAACGCCTTCGGTGAGCCGATCGACGATGGCGGCCCGCTTCTGCCGGGCGATCGGGCGATGCCCGTCGATGGAGCGCCACCCGAGGCGATGCGGCGCGCCCGCGTCACAAGGCCGCTGCGCACCGGGGTCAAGGTCATCGACCTGTTCACGCCGCTTTGCGCCGGCCAGCGCATCGGCGTCTTCGCCGGGTCCGGCGTCGGCAAATCGACGCTGCTCTCGATGCTGGCGCGTGCGCCGGGTTTCACCACGATCGTCATCGGACTGGTCGGCGAGCGTGGCCGCGAGGTGCGCGAATTTCTTGACGATACGCTCGGCGAAATGCGCGGTCAGGCGATCGCCGTCGTCTCGACCAGCGATGAGAGCGCGATGATGCGCCGCCTCGCGCCCAACACCGCGATGGCGGTGGCGGAATATTTTCGCGATCTGGGCGAGGATGTGCTGCTGGTGATCGACTCGGTGACGCGCCTGGCCCATGCAGCGCGCGACGTCGCGCTGGCCGCCGGCGAGCCCGCCGTGGCGCGCGGCTATACGCCGAGCGTCTTCAGCACCTTGCCCAAGCTGCTGGAGCGTGCCGGGCCCGGAATCGAAGGCACCGGCGGCGCGATCACCGGCATCTTTTCGGTGCTGATCGATGGCGACGACCACAACGACCCGGTCGCCGATGCCATCCGTGGCACATTGGACGGACACCTCGTGCTCGATCGCGCGATCGCCGATCAGGGCCGCTACCCGGCCGTCAACGTGCTGGGCTCGGTTTCGCGTCTCGCGCACCATGTCTGGACGCCGGAGCAGCGCGGGCTGGCGATGCGAATGAAGGGGCTGGTCGCCCGCTACGAGGATACCCGGGATCTTCGCCTGATGGGCGGTTACCAGGCCGGCGCAGACGCGGAACTCGACAAGGCGATCGCCCTCGTGCCGCGCATCTATGAAGCGCTGCATCAGGACATGACCGCAAAACTCAGTGCCGACGCCTTCCAGGATCTGGCGAACGCCCTGCAGGGGTAG
- a CDS encoding flagellar hook-associated family protein: MKTTFVSTSAISNMLRGSILKAQDKLIDANKEMVTARFADVGLSIGARTGLTVNIRNQYDRTEGIIDTNGLVAQRLDVTQQALGGLLSSAQSFLTTLIAVRNGEKGASVLVTEATNNLQGTTATANYSMGGQYIFAGINTQQEPMADYFANPPSANKTAIDTAFLGAFGFAQNDPAVSTISAAGMKTFLQTNFANEFADPAWANWSTAVDRNLTSRISPNEIIDVSTNANQPFMRDLAKVYTMVSGLGTQSLNQNAYQTLVDEAITVVNSSIQGLIATQAQLGSAQARVSSASERLTIQRDIMAKQIKSFEDVDPYEAKLRVDALTTQIETSYALTVRFQNMSILNYMR, translated from the coding sequence ATGAAGACGACCTTCGTTTCGACCTCCGCCATCTCGAACATGCTGCGGGGCTCCATCCTCAAGGCTCAGGACAAGCTCATCGACGCCAACAAGGAGATGGTGACCGCGCGCTTTGCCGATGTCGGCCTGAGCATCGGCGCGCGCACCGGGCTGACCGTCAACATCCGCAACCAGTATGACCGCACCGAGGGCATCATCGACACCAACGGTCTGGTCGCACAGCGGCTGGACGTGACGCAGCAGGCGCTGGGCGGCCTGCTCTCCTCGGCGCAATCCTTCCTCACGACGCTGATCGCCGTCCGCAACGGCGAAAAGGGCGCGAGCGTGCTGGTCACGGAAGCGACCAACAATCTGCAGGGGACGACCGCCACCGCAAACTACTCGATGGGCGGCCAGTACATCTTCGCCGGTATCAATACCCAGCAGGAGCCCATGGCGGACTACTTCGCCAATCCGCCCTCGGCGAACAAGACGGCGATCGACACCGCCTTTCTCGGCGCGTTCGGCTTCGCCCAGAACGACCCGGCCGTCTCCACCATCAGCGCCGCCGGCATGAAGACCTTCCTGCAGACGAACTTCGCCAACGAGTTCGCCGACCCGGCCTGGGCCAACTGGTCCACGGCCGTCGACAGAAACCTGACCAGCCGGATCTCGCCCAACGAGATCATCGATGTCTCAACCAACGCCAACCAGCCGTTCATGCGCGACCTGGCCAAGGTCTACACGATGGTAAGCGGGCTCGGCACCCAGAGCCTGAACCAGAACGCCTATCAGACGCTGGTCGACGAGGCGATCACGGTCGTCAACAGCTCGATCCAGGGCCTCATCGCGACGCAGGCGCAGCTCGGCTCGGCCCAGGCCCGGGTCAGCTCCGCCAGCGAGAGGCTGACGATCCAGCGCGACATCATGGCCAAGCAGATCAAGTCCTTCGAGGACGTCGATCCCTATGAGGCCAAGCTGCGCGTGGATGCGCTCACCACGCAGATCGAGACGTCGTACGCGCTCACGGTCCGGTTCCAGAACATGAGCATCCTCAACTACATGCGCTGA
- the flgK gene encoding flagellar hook-associated protein FlgK → MSLSSALNVAQSSLTATALQTSIVSRNVAGKDDPNFNRKAGLQVTTYGGAVRIASIGRAMDAVLFAGKLVSTSSVSAQQAIVDGLDRLEATINDPELNQSLAAKLGALTNSLQQYSVTPDDPLLAQDVLTRAGDMATALNQASDSIGEVRRLADTEMTNGVDRVNRLLGEFEAVNKAIVKGTPSGADITDQLDSRDRILSQLSEEIGISTSIRGNNDMVIYTDSGVTLFETVPRSVSMGPSYALGPGVAGKAVFVDGVPVTGPGAVMPIKSGQIYGSSVVRDDIAVTYQRQVDEIARGLVEAFAESDQVAAGPDQAGLFTWAGGPGIPPTGVGMPGIAASIRVNPAADPTQGGDLDRIRDGGLAGAGYVYNTTGAAAYSDRIQGLLGELAAGRSFDPAAKADPSNSLAGFASSSVGWLEAQRQTGTTTLGYETALLQRTTESLSNATGVNIDEEMTLVMELERSYDAASNLISTIDRMLAALLDAVR, encoded by the coding sequence ATGAGCCTCTCGTCAGCCCTCAACGTAGCCCAGTCATCGCTGACCGCCACGGCGCTGCAGACCTCCATCGTCTCGCGCAACGTCGCCGGGAAAGACGATCCCAACTTCAACCGAAAGGCCGGCCTGCAGGTCACGACCTATGGCGGCGCCGTCAGGATCGCCTCGATCGGGCGAGCCATGGATGCCGTTCTATTTGCCGGCAAACTTGTTTCGACTTCTTCGGTGTCCGCCCAGCAGGCGATCGTTGATGGGCTGGATCGGCTCGAGGCTACGATCAACGATCCCGAGCTCAACCAGTCGCTGGCGGCCAAGCTCGGCGCGCTGACGAATTCGCTGCAGCAATACAGCGTCACGCCCGACGATCCACTGCTGGCGCAGGATGTTCTAACCCGCGCAGGCGACATGGCCACGGCGCTGAACCAGGCGAGCGACAGCATCGGCGAAGTGCGCCGCCTTGCCGACACCGAAATGACGAACGGCGTCGATCGGGTCAACCGGCTGCTGGGTGAGTTCGAGGCCGTCAACAAGGCGATCGTCAAGGGCACTCCATCAGGCGCCGACATCACCGACCAGCTCGACTCGCGCGATCGCATCCTGTCGCAATTGTCGGAGGAGATCGGGATCAGCACCTCGATCCGCGGCAACAACGACATGGTGATCTACACCGACAGCGGCGTTACCCTGTTCGAGACCGTCCCACGCAGCGTCTCGATGGGGCCGAGCTATGCGCTGGGGCCCGGCGTTGCCGGAAAGGCGGTTTTCGTCGATGGCGTGCCGGTGACCGGCCCCGGCGCCGTGATGCCGATCAAATCTGGCCAGATCTACGGCTCGTCGGTCGTCCGCGACGATATCGCGGTGACCTACCAGCGCCAGGTCGACGAGATCGCCCGTGGTTTGGTCGAAGCTTTCGCGGAGAGCGACCAAGTGGCGGCCGGGCCGGATCAGGCTGGGCTGTTCACCTGGGCCGGCGGTCCGGGAATCCCGCCGACCGGCGTGGGTATGCCCGGCATCGCCGCCTCGATCCGCGTCAACCCTGCCGCCGATCCGACCCAAGGCGGCGATCTCGACCGCATCCGCGACGGCGGCCTCGCCGGAGCCGGCTATGTCTACAATACGACCGGCGCGGCTGCCTATTCGGACCGGATCCAGGGCCTGCTCGGCGAACTGGCGGCCGGGCGCAGCTTCGATCCGGCCGCCAAGGCCGATCCCAGCAACAGCCTCGCCGGTTTCGCCAGTTCCTCGGTCGGCTGGCTGGAGGCGCAGCGCCAGACCGGCACCACGACACTGGGCTACGAGACCGCCCTGCTGCAACGGACGACCGAATCCCTGTCGAACGCGACCGGCGTCAACATCGACGAGGAAATGACACTGGTGATGGAACTGGAGCGCTCCTACGACGCGGCCTCCAACCTGATCTCGACGATCGACCGGATGCTGGCCGCCCTCCTGGACGCTGTGAGGTAA
- the flhA gene encoding flagellar biosynthesis protein FlhA, whose amino-acid sequence MATQNVISGRAAELPKSGRDVGFAVGIIGILGILFLPIPAFVIDLGLALSIALSVLILMVALWIQKPLEFSSFPTILLVATMLRLSLNIATTRVILSHGNEGSHAAGYIIDGFSRFVIAGDFVIGLIVFIILVTVNFIVITKGATRIAEVGARFTLDAIPGKQMAIDADLSAGLIDAPEAQRRRGELEEESSFFGAMDGASKFVRGDAIAGLIITAVNILGGIIIGVTRHGLSLSQSSDVFVKLAVGDGLVTQIPALIVSLAAGLLVSKGGTRGTAEQAILGQLGHYPRALFVAAFMMVILALVPGLPFLPFALLGGLMAFVGHTIPKRIAERAAEADEIRAMEAEQAVLDSQDTIKDSLKISEIELSLGKQLGAEMLTSHGELAHRVGKMRKKFATEYGFVVPEIKLSDSLKLPPKAYEFRIHGTVVATGEMRPGSMLVVVGDGRMPDLPGEEVREPAFGVKAMWVSESYANEVKREGLHPVDRLSVLLTHLSETIRKNLGQLLSYKDMRALLDRLGPEYKKLLDEICPAHMSLSSLQAVLRLLLAERVSIRNLHLILEVIAEIAPHVRRAEQIVEHVRMRMAQQICGDLTDGGVLNMLRLGNRWDLAFHESLKRDAKGDVVEFDIDPRLIEEFAAEATTAIRTRMDQAQSFVLVTSPDARPYVRMIVERIFPALPVLSHVEIARGLEVNLLGTIS is encoded by the coding sequence ATGGCGACCCAGAACGTCATATCCGGCAGGGCGGCGGAGCTGCCGAAAAGCGGCCGCGATGTCGGCTTCGCCGTCGGCATCATCGGTATCCTCGGGATCCTGTTCCTGCCGATTCCGGCCTTCGTCATCGATCTGGGCCTGGCCTTATCGATCGCGCTGTCGGTGCTGATCCTGATGGTCGCGCTCTGGATCCAGAAGCCGCTCGAATTCTCGTCCTTTCCGACGATCCTGCTGGTCGCGACGATGCTGCGGCTGTCGCTCAACATCGCGACGACCCGCGTCATCCTCTCGCATGGCAATGAGGGATCGCACGCGGCGGGCTACATCATCGACGGCTTCTCGCGGTTCGTCATCGCCGGCGACTTCGTCATCGGCCTGATCGTCTTCATCATCCTGGTGACGGTCAATTTCATCGTCATCACCAAGGGCGCGACCCGCATCGCCGAGGTCGGCGCACGCTTCACGCTCGACGCCATTCCCGGCAAACAGATGGCGATCGACGCCGATCTTTCGGCCGGACTGATCGACGCGCCCGAGGCCCAGCGGCGCCGTGGCGAACTCGAAGAGGAAAGCTCCTTCTTCGGGGCCATGGACGGCGCCTCGAAATTCGTTCGCGGCGACGCGATCGCCGGCCTGATCATCACCGCGGTCAACATCTTGGGCGGCATCATCATCGGCGTGACGCGGCACGGCCTGTCGCTGTCGCAATCTTCGGACGTCTTCGTGAAGCTCGCCGTCGGCGACGGCCTCGTCACGCAGATTCCCGCCCTGATCGTCTCGCTGGCCGCCGGTCTGCTCGTCTCCAAGGGTGGCACGCGCGGCACCGCCGAGCAGGCGATCCTCGGCCAGCTCGGGCATTATCCGCGCGCGCTCTTCGTCGCGGCATTCATGATGGTGATCCTCGCGCTGGTGCCCGGGCTGCCGTTCCTGCCTTTTGCCCTGCTCGGCGGCCTGATGGCGTTCGTGGGCCATACCATTCCCAAACGCATTGCCGAGCGCGCAGCCGAAGCCGACGAGATCCGGGCCATGGAGGCCGAGCAGGCCGTGCTCGACAGCCAGGATACGATCAAGGATTCGCTGAAGATCTCGGAGATCGAGCTGTCGCTCGGGAAGCAGCTCGGCGCCGAAATGCTCACCTCCCATGGCGAACTCGCCCATCGGGTCGGCAAGATGCGCAAGAAATTCGCGACCGAATACGGTTTCGTGGTTCCCGAGATCAAGCTCTCCGACAGCCTGAAGCTGCCGCCCAAGGCTTATGAGTTCCGCATCCACGGCACCGTCGTCGCCACGGGCGAGATGCGGCCGGGCAGTATGCTCGTCGTCGTCGGAGATGGCCGGATGCCCGACCTGCCGGGCGAGGAGGTGCGCGAGCCGGCCTTCGGCGTCAAAGCGATGTGGGTTTCGGAAAGCTACGCCAACGAGGTCAAGCGCGAGGGGCTGCATCCCGTTGACCGTTTGTCGGTGCTGCTCACGCATCTCAGCGAGACGATCCGCAAGAATCTCGGGCAACTCCTGTCCTACAAGGACATGCGCGCCCTGCTCGACAGGCTCGGCCCCGAATACAAGAAACTGCTCGACGAGATCTGTCCGGCACACATGTCGTTATCGAGCCTGCAGGCGGTGCTGCGGCTCTTGCTGGCGGAGCGGGTCTCGATCCGCAACCTGCACCTGATCCTGGAAGTGATCGCCGAGATCGCTCCCCATGTCCGCCGCGCCGAGCAGATCGTCGAGCATGTGCGTATGCGCATGGCCCAGCAGATCTGCGGCGACCTGACCGATGGCGGCGTGCTCAACATGCTGCGCCTGGGCAATCGCTGGGATCTCGCCTTTCATGAGAGCCTGAAGCGCGACGCCAAGGGCGACGTGGTCGAATTCGACATCGACCCGCGCCTGATCGAGGAGTTCGCCGCCGAGGCGACCACCGCGATCAGGACCAGGATGGACCAGGCGCAGAGCTTCGTTCTGGTCACCAGCCCCGATGCTCGGCCTTATGTCCGCATGATCGTCGAGCGGATCTTTCCGGCGCTTCCGGTGCTATCCCATGTCGAGATTGCGCGCGGGCTGGAGGTCAACCTGCTGGGCACGATCTCCTGA
- a CDS encoding flagellar hook protein FlgE encodes MSIFGIMRTGVSGMAAQGSKLGAVSDNIANVNTVGYKRGSTEFSSLISEGNHSEYNSGGVETKTRYAISDEGLIMGSTSKTDLAIRGNGFFVVSDAGGTPYMTRAGAFVKNGSNELVNSAGFYLMGYPITNGNPTVVANSLDGLERINLANVAYEATPTSTGTLKGVLDSNTAVIPAGTLPSANVAGSTYSSKSSIVTYDNLGNKKFLDVYMAKTGTAPDAWQAVFFDQATATAGGFPYGAAGSPPLATAALAFNGTGQLTTAPATVTVAIPGGVTATIDFSQISQVATGETALELAVDGNAPSAVDKVEIADDGTVYAVFENGSRRATYKIPLATVPSVDQLTPQSGNVYSVNNLSGDVIVGFPETGSFGSIRSGALEQSNVDLATELTAMIESQRSYTANSKVFQTGSEILDVLVNLKR; translated from the coding sequence ATGAGCATTTTCGGCATCATGCGAACCGGCGTGTCCGGCATGGCCGCGCAGGGAAGCAAGCTGGGCGCTGTCAGCGACAATATCGCGAACGTCAATACAGTCGGCTACAAGCGTGGATCGACCGAATTCTCGTCTCTGATCTCCGAAGGAAATCATAGCGAATACAACTCCGGCGGCGTCGAGACAAAGACCCGTTACGCGATTTCCGACGAAGGCCTGATCATGGGCTCGACCTCGAAGACGGATCTGGCCATCAGGGGCAACGGCTTCTTCGTCGTCTCCGACGCCGGAGGCACCCCTTACATGACCCGGGCCGGCGCCTTCGTGAAGAACGGCAGCAACGAACTGGTGAATTCGGCCGGCTTCTACCTGATGGGTTACCCGATCACAAACGGCAATCCCACCGTGGTTGCCAACAGCCTGGACGGCCTTGAGCGGATCAATCTGGCCAACGTCGCCTATGAGGCGACCCCGACGAGCACCGGAACGCTCAAGGGCGTGCTCGATTCCAACACGGCGGTGATCCCGGCAGGCACGCTGCCCTCCGCCAACGTGGCGGGCAGCACCTATTCGAGCAAGTCTTCGATCGTCACCTACGACAATCTCGGCAACAAGAAATTCCTCGACGTCTATATGGCTAAGACTGGTACCGCGCCCGATGCGTGGCAGGCCGTGTTCTTCGACCAAGCGACGGCCACGGCGGGCGGATTTCCCTATGGCGCGGCCGGCTCCCCGCCGCTGGCGACCGCCGCTCTTGCCTTCAACGGCACCGGCCAGCTCACGACCGCCCCGGCCACGGTCACCGTGGCGATCCCGGGCGGCGTCACCGCAACGATCGACTTCAGCCAAATCTCCCAGGTCGCGACCGGCGAGACGGCACTGGAACTTGCTGTCGACGGCAATGCGCCGAGCGCCGTCGACAAGGTCGAGATCGCCGACGACGGCACCGTCTATGCCGTCTTCGAAAACGGCTCGCGCCGTGCCACCTACAAGATTCCACTCGCGACGGTGCCCAGCGTCGACCAGCTCACGCCGCAGTCAGGCAACGTCTATTCGGTCAACAACCTGTCGGGCGACGTCATCGTCGGCTTTCCCGAGACCGGAAGCTTCGGCTCGATCCGCTCCGGCGCGCTCGAACAGTCGAATGTCGATCTCGCGACCGAACTGACGGCGATGATCGAATCGCAGCGCAGCTACACCGCGAACTCGAAGGTCTTCCAGACCGGCTCCGAAATCCTCGACGTTCTGGTCAACCTGAAGCGCTGA